The Pseudanabaena sp. ABRG5-3 genome includes the window CTACCGCCGTGAGTCTCGCCGCAGTGAACATCAAAATTTAGATGAAGATTTGGATTAATGTTTTATGGAAACGCACCCTGAAGGGGTGCGTTTCCATAAAGAAATGTGCTTTGCTCATTCATCTAATTTCTGTTAATACTTTTGCAAGGCACGATATAGTAGCTAACGAGCTTTATGCTTGTCCCCAAATCAAAGGTCATAGCTTAAATTAGATATGAAAAAGTATATTTCCCTTGCTGCTGGTTTAGTCTTATTTGCAGTCAGTGCTTGCACTCCCTCTACGCCTGTAGCTGATAATGCCACCCCTACAAAATCCGCATCACCTACAGCAACATCCTCAGAAAAGCCTTCAGAAAAACCCAAGGATAGTGCAACCCCCAAAGCAACTGACAAACCAACCACCAATTCTGAGGGTTGGCAAGACTACAAATCTGCGGCTGGGAAATTTAGTATCCAGTTACCTAGCAAGCCACAGGAACAGTCTCAAGATCAAAAAACTGATGTGGGAACGATTAAGTTAAATATGGTAATTGCAGAAGCTAATGACTCAGGTTATTTTGTGGGGTATGCAGACTTTCCGAATAAGATCGCTAATCCTGCGGATGTACAGAAGGGACTATCAGATTCTGTAAAAGGCTCCGTTGGCAATCTGAAGGGAGAAATTAAGTCTGAGAAAGAATCTACCCTTGGCGATATTCCTTGCCGTGATTTTGAAGCTACTGGAAAGGTCAAAACGACAGATGTATCAATGAAAGGAAGGTTTTGCCTTGCTGACAATCGACTCTATCAAGTGTTTGCCTTAGGAGCAAAGGATAAACTAGCAGCTACTGATGTCGATCGCTTTATTACTTCTTTTAAAATCGAAAAGTAATTTTTCCCAAAAAAGAGGAGCGCTAGGCGCTCCTCTTTTTTTAGGCTTCTTCATATTCATCATCGTCATCTCTAGTTAGCCAATTACAGAAAGCTAATAGAGCCGATACAGAAATAACTGAAAACATTTGTGAACCATCCCCATCATGCCAATATTTGAATAGCTCTGCTTGGTTAGAAATGGGCACCAGCAAAGATACTCGCAAGGAATTGACAATAAAAGCGATCGCTACAGCCGAAGGAAACATAATCCACATATGGAATCGAGATACAGGAAACACTAAGACAAACATCAAAGTAATGCGAAGGAGCATGAAAATTGGTGGTAGTCCTGCACAACCTCTAGCAACTTCTACTGCACCATAGGGACTGAGAATTGTGACTCCCTGTTGAACAACTTTTAAACCTCCATACCACAATACAGAATTAGCAAATTGAGCAGTAAAGACATTAACGGGGATAAATTTTTCGATCGCTGAGAATAAAAATGGAACAGGTGTTCCTAGCGTTGCTGTCAGCAAAATCGGCTGCCAATATTGCTTTAACCCTTTCCAACCTGAAGCAATTAGCGCCATCCCAACCGTTGACATCACAGGCGTAAGGATAAATAGAATATCGTAAACTCTACGGGTCAATAAACTTTTGATCAACACCCAAGTAATTAATAATGCACCAGTAGCGATCGCTGATGGTGTCGTCTCAAATTTTAAATTGTGGCGATTACGAATTACCAATAAAACCGCCACTGCCCAAGTCAAAATTACCATCGCTGTATCGTCAAGATTATCCCCCAGACGACATTGAAGTGCGACGTTAATAGCGATGAGACTTACCCATGTTGCTAGTAACCAAAATTCTAATTTCCGCAATGTTTGTTGTAAGGAATTTAGGAAATCAGTAAAGTCACCGCGCAAAATATTGTTGAGCATGGCTAGTTAGATTAAAAAGATTATCTTTAACTATAAAAGAGGCAGTGCAAAGCACTGCCTCTTTTATCATATTCTCACAAGTATAGCCATACCTCAGAAAATTGAAAATCAAATTCAGTAAGGTTTTTAGATTGAAAAAATAGCAACGTCATTTCTGAAATCTAAGGCAATGACTATTTTTTGAATTGGAATTAGAGAATATAAAGTAACAGAAATAGAATGATCCAGACAATATCAACAAAGTGCCAATAGATGGAGGCAGCTTCAATGCCAAAGTGACTAGTACTGCTGTAATGTCCTACTTTAAGCGATCGCACTAATACTGAGGCGATTAAAGTCAGCCCGATGATTACGTGCAAACCATGAAAACCCGTGAGGACATAAAAAGTACTCGCAAATAGATTCGTGGTTAGCCCAAATTCTAGATGCTGGTATTCATAGATCTGTCCAGCAATGAAGATCGCGCCCATGATGAAGGTAGCGAGAAACCATAACTGGGCAGCTTTGACTTTGTTCTCTTTAATTGCACTATCAGCTTGGTGAATCACGAAGCTACTGGATACCAGAATGATTGTGTTAATTCCAGGTAAGAGAAGCTCGAGTTCAGGTGTGCCTTCGGGGGGCCATGAGGTAGCGACGGAGCGAAAGGTCAGATAGGCGGCGAACAGCCCGAAAAAGAGCATTCCTTCAGAAATCAGGAAGACAATTAATCCAAAAACCCGTAGGTCGGGATGTTCGGCATGACCCGTTGACTCATGGGCATGAATTGCATCTTCGGAGATGGTCGTAGTGGTAGCGATCGATCCTTGCATAGGTAAATGTTTGGATAATTTGGACTCAATTAGGCAAGGGGCTTAAGCCCCTTGTTCAGTAATTAGGCAAGGGGTTTAAGCCCCTTGTTGCGGAATTAAGATGCAGCGATCGCCTCTTGACGATCTTCTTTATATTCTTCACCGTAGTCATAGGGACCTGTCGCTAGTACAGGATCACCAACCCAGTTATGGGGAATAGGAGGTGAAGAGGTTGTCCATTCTAGGGTTAGGGCATTCCAAGGATTATCGGGAGCTTGCTCACCTTTAAACCAACTGTAAACCGCATTGATCACGAAAGGCACTGTAGAAAATGCCAAGATCAATGCACCAACGGTGCAGATCATATTAATGGGCGCAAATTGCGGATCGTACTGGGCAACGCGGCGCGGCATACCCTGCAAACCAAGGATGTGCATGGGTCCAAAGGTTAAGTGCATTCCGATAAAGGTCAGCACAAAATGGATTTTGCCCCAGAATTCGTTCAACATCCGCCCAGTCATCTTGGGGAACCAGTGATATAGTCCAGCGTAAATGCCAAACACACTGCCACCAAAAAGGACGTAATGGAAGTGAGCCACCACGAAATATGTGTCATGCACATGGATATCAACGGGAGCCGAACCAAGCATAACGCCGCTCAAACCACCGATTAAGAAGGTAGAGATAAAGCCCATCGCAAAGAGCAAGGGACTATCTAGGCGCAACTTACCGCCCCAAAGTGTCGCCACCCAGCTAAATACCTTGATCCCCGTTGGCACAGCTACCAATAAAGTTGCCACCATAAAGAACACACGCAACCAGTCAGGTGTGCCACTGGTAAACATATGGTGCGCCCACACAAATAATCCCAAAGCGCAAATCATCATACTGGAATAGGCGATCGCTTTATATCCAAAAATTGGCTTGCGGCTATGAGGTGGGATCACTTCAGAAATGATGCCAAATACGGGCAGGATCATCACATAGACTGCGGGATGGGAATAAAACCAGAATAGGTGCTGATACACAACGGGATCGCCGCCACCCGTGGGATTAAAGAAGTTAGTACCGATCAACAGGTCAAACCCCAGTAGCACCATTGCGCCTGCCAATACAGGGGTTGCCAATAGCGCCAATACCGATGTTGCCATCATCGCCCAGCAAAAGAGAGGCATACTGAACAAGTCCATCCCCTTCATTCGCATCGACCAGATCGTGACGATGAAATTCACCGCCGCCAAAATCGATGAAGTCCCCACCAAAAGGATGCTGAGAATCCAGATCGCTTGTCCAACATGCTCATCGGTCAAAATGCTCAAAGGTGGATAGGCTGTCCAACCCGTAGAAGCAGGACCTACAAAGAAACTGCCCATGAGCAATAGTCCCGCAGGAATGGTCAACCAAAAGGCGATCGCATTTAAGCGAGGGAATGCCATATCTCGCGCCCCAATCATCAGAGGCACAAGGTAATTGCCGAACCCCCCCGTCACCGCAGGCACGATCCACAAAAAGATCATCACCGTGCCATGCATGGTAAACAGGCTGTTATAAAAAGCGGGATCAACGAGATCGGAGTCTGGCGTGGCAAGCTCAACACGCACCGCCGAGGCAAGCGCCCCACCGATCAAATAAAACATAAATGATGTAACGAGATATTGAATCCCAATTACTTTGTGATCGACGCTAAAGGTAAAGAACTCCCACCAAGGAGTCTTTTGGGGTTCTGCCCCTGCGCTCGAACTTTGAGTTGGAGTAAGAGTTTGGGTCATAGAGGGGAATTGTTAATGGATGATGGGTAACGGGTGATTAGCTTTTGGCTTTTGGCTGTTAGCTTTTGGCTTTTTTACTTTTGCCTTTTTACTTTTTACTTGTCATGCCCATTTGAGCGACCTTGCCTGCAAGGTATTCATGCTCTGACATTTGGGATGGAGGACGTGAAGCGACGATCGCTTCGGGATCGTTGCTAGCGATTTCTTGCTGTTCCTTGAGCCACTTGGCATAGTCTTCGGGAGTATCAATCACCATAGTGGTACGCATACCGCCGTGATAGGAACCGCACAACTCAGCACAGACGACAGGATATTCACCAACTACACGGGGCGTAAATTCGAGATAGGTTTCACGTCCGGGGATTACGTCCTGTTTGATGCGTAATTGAGGAACCCAAAAAGCATGGAGTACATCAACAGCATTCATATTTAAACGAATCTTTTTGCCGACAGGCACATGTAACTCCGCAGTGGCAATTTCATCACTGTAGTTAAAAACCCACGCAAACTGCATGGCACTGACATTGATCGCGACAACATCAGAATCCTCTGATGGTATGACCCCCGCCATCATTACGCCATTATTATTCGACGAAGCTAGTGTTGCTTTCGATGTCATAGAATTTGAGTGCATTCCACCACTTTCATGATGGGCAGCATGATCTACATGGGCAACGGCATTGTGCATTCCACCATGAGCCATACCACTCAGATCTTGTGTACCTTGCATCGCAGTATAGACATCAAAGCTATAGATGGCGACCCACATCACAATTACAGTAGGAATTGCTGTCCAAGCTATTTCGAGGGTTAGGTTCTCGTGAATTGCAGGTCCATCAGCTTCATCGCCTTTACGTTTCCGAAATTTGATGATCGAATATAACAAGACTCCCTCAACGATGAGGAAAAATCCCGCCGCGATCGCGAGGATCGTGTTGAATAAGCCATCATACAGAGTGGCTTCATCACCTGCGGCAACGGGAAGCAAGCCATTGTTGCGACCATACCAAATGCTGGCGGCAATGATCAGCCCAATGATGACGACTATGGAAATTAGTTTGTTGTTTACTTTCATGGTGAGGTTGCCCTATCGTGCTGCTCCTACAAAGTGAATCGAAATCAATGGGAGCGTCCTAGCGGATATTTTGAGAATTAGGACAGATTGACATAGTGTCTATACTTGCATCTAATTCCAGAATGAGGGGCAATTGTTTGCAATCTTTTAGCAATTTCTTTGGGATCATGCTGAATAAATGAGGGCAGTGCTACGCACTGCCCTCATTTATTATTTAACTGCATTGCTCAGCAATGCCTAACCTAACCCTAACTTTAGGTCGTATATTCAGCATTAATTTTGACGTAATCGTAGCTGAGGTCACAACCCCAAGCCGTTCCACTGCCATCACCATCGCCCACACCGACATTGATGATCACGGTGTCATTTTTGAGGTAGTCACTAGCGGCGGCGCGATCATAATCCTGTGGTGTGCCGTCTTGCATCATCACAAAATCACCGAGTTGAATATTCAACACATCTTGATTAAAGTTCACATCTGCGCGTCCTGCTGCTGCGGCAATTCTGCCCCAGTTAGGGTCATTACCAAAGACAGCAGATTTTACTAATGAAGAACCGACAATGGTTTTGGCAATTTTGCGAGCATCCTCAGTGCTAGATGCACCTGAAACATTGACCTCGATCATACAGGTTGCGCCTTCCCCATCACGGGCGATCGCCTTGGCAAGACTCATACATACTTCTTGCAGCATCGCTTGTAACTGTTTCGCCGCAGGGGAATTTTCGTCATCAATAGTTACACCTGACTGTCCATTACTGAGAGCTAGCACCATGTCATTGGTACTGGTATCCCCATCAACGGTTACTTGGTTAAAACTAGCATCGATTGAGCTGGATAACATTTTTTGCCAGAGCTTGGGTTCGACACCCGCATCACAGGTGACAAATCCGAGCATCGTTGCCATATTGGGGTGAATCATGCCCGAACCTTTGCAGATACCCCCAATTCTCACGGGTTTACCATCAATTACGGTTTCCAAGGCAATACTTTTCGGCACAGTATCGGTAGTCATGATCGCTTTGGAGGCAGCTTCACCACCATCGGGTGAAATTAGGGTTGCAATTTTGGCAATGCCTGCCCGCATTTTGTCCATGAGCAGTTGCTTGCCGATGACACCCGTTGATGCAACCAAAACCCCATCTTCAGTATTTAAAGCTTTTTGGACTAGTTCTGCTGTTTCCACGGCATTGCGCCAACCTTCTGCACCTGTGCTGGCATTGGCTTGACCCGCATTGCAGAGAATTGCGCTAATGTTACCACCTTTGGCTAAAACTTCACGGTTAAAGTCCACACAGGCCGCACGGACACAGGACTTGGTAAATACCCCTGCGGCGATCGCAGGTACATCAGATGCAATCAGAGTTAAGTCAGGTGCGCCCGATGGTTTCAATCCTGCGGTTATTCCTGCGGCTTTATAGCCTTTAGCGGCAGTCACGCCGCCTGCAATTACTTGCCAATCTGCCATGATTTTATTAATTTCCTCTTTGGATAATCAGTTGGAATAATCATTTGAGCCACGCTTTAGCGTGGCTCAATATCTAAATTCCTGTAAGTTTGGCGATCGCTCCTTCTAAAGAGCTTGGTAGCGATCGCAACAACTTACGTTTTTCAAAATCTACAGGTACGAGTGTCACTGTTGCTGTTACACATAGATCTGTTTCTGTACGAATTTGATATTCCCAGTTGAGACGTACCTTATCTGGCACAAGCTTCGTCATGACCAGCACATCATCTCCCATCCTTGCTGAACGGTGATAACGCAAAGACATCTCTGCTACAGGTAAATCCACCCCTGCCGAGATTAGTTCCTCAAAGCTCATCCCCACTGTCCGCAAGCATTCTACCCTTGCCTCTTCCATCCAAGTTAAGTACATCCCATGCCACACTACACCTGAATAGTCCGTATGGTGAGGATAGACCCGCACAGGGTAGTTGAACCAACCATCATTGGTATTAGTTGGTTGAAATTTAGTAATCTCACTGGTTAGAGTTGTAGAAGGTAAATCTGCCATTGTGGTCATACCTAGAATAAATAACTACAGTAAATTCTCTAAGCGGCGACGCATCATGGCAATTACGGGATCTTCGACTATGATTTCCTCCTCTGGCTCTGACTGATCCTTTTCGAGATCCTTAGACCAATCAGTTTTATCAACATTTTTTTCGGGGGGAACCAGCAGACCTTCGGTTGGCACGATGTTTAGTTCATAGTCTGCATCTCGACAAAATGCTTCTAAATCTTCACTGTCAATGCTTTCTACTGTCGGCGATAGAAAATCCTGCGCTTCTAGTAGACCTGCATAACGAATTGCATCATCCTCTTGTTCAAAAGCAATCACAATGTTGTTGCCTTCAATTTCTAGAGTATAGATACCTTCATTATCGGTGTTGGCGTTAAACAGCAATACCCAAACTTGCATAGAAAAAACTCGACCATTAGAAAAGCTTTAATATTGTATAGCACGCTTCATATGCCTGTCGCTAAGCTAACCCAACGGGTGAGCTTAGCGATGATCAAAATTTTGCAATGGGGAGTTATATTTTTGCATCTCGATCGCTATACCACAGGAACCTACACCGTCGGCGCACCACTTTGGAAACAAGTCCTTTGGTACTTTATCGGCGCACCAATTGCGCGTAGTTACTTCATACCTTTTTCAGGATTAAAGGTGATTATTTTGCGCTGTTTTGGTGCAGAAATTGGTCAAGGTGTGCGGATTAAAACAGGGGTGCGCGTCAAATTTCCTTGGCGGTTAATTATCAAAGATTTTGTCTGGATCGGGGAAGATGCTTGGCTGGATAATCTTGACTTGATTACGATCGAGAGTCATTGCTGCATATCTCAAGGTGTATATCTCTGTACGGGCAATCATGACTGGGACGATCGCGATTTTGCTTTGCGGACTGCCCCCATTTATATCGAATCAGGTAGTTGGATTGCTGCTCGCGCAACTATTGCCGCAGGGGTTCGAGTTGGACAGGGTGCAGTTTTAGGTTTAGGTAGTGTGGCGACGCGATCGCTAGAACCAATGACAATTTATATGGGCAATCCTGCGATCGCCATTAAGTCACGTAAAATCAAAGAGTAGCAAGCTTGGCTTGCTACTCTTTGATTTTAGAAATTATATTTTTTTAATTATTATGACTGTTGCCAATTCAGCCCCTAGTTCCCAAACAAAACAAGCAAAAATTGGACTAGCTTCACGATTAGTTAATGGCATTTTAGCAATTAGCCCTTTATTTAATATTGCCAAACAACGCGCTCGGAAGATGATGATCGAACGCGCCGAGTCAATGGGCGTAAACTGGCGACAAATTGTTGCTGATTTGCAAAAACAAGATCTTGATGGCGAACTTGCCAAAGTCCAAAATCCTAATGTTAAGTATCCCGAATATTACCTCAAGCATTTCCATGCCTATGAAGAAGGGAATCTCGGCTGGCTACCTGCAACGGAAGTAGAAGTCGCCGCTTATGCTGTGCATTCACGGATTTGGAATGATGCGGAACCTCCTGTAAAAGGCGATTCCCGTCTACGTCAAAGCTATATTGATATCGTCAAAGAGAAACTCCCTACTGCACCTCAAGATATTCTTGATATTGGTTGTAGCGTGGGGATGAGTACTTTCGTACTACACAATGCTTATCCACAGGCGAAAATTACAGGCTTGGATTTATCTCCCCATTTTTTAGCGATCGCTAATTACAATACGCGCAACAAACATCCCGAATTGCTGGAATCCCAACAAATTAACTGGATTCACGCCGCCGCCGAAAGCACAGGATTACCTGATGCTTCCTTTGATTTCGTTTCCTGTTTTCTACTATTTCATGAATTGCCTCAAGATGCGACGCGGCAAATTTTGCGTGAAATCCGTCGTGTCTTGCGTCCCAATGGTTACTTCACACTTATGGATATGAATCCCTACTCGGATATCTATCTCAAAATGCCTCCCTACATCCTGACTTTACTCAAGAGTACCGAACCCTACCTCGATCAATACTTCTCTTTTGATCTCGCCTCCGAGTTAGTCGCCGCAGGTTTTGAAGCTCCTAGCATTACTGCCAACACTCCACGCCACCGTACAGTAATCGCTAAAGCGGCATAAATAATAGAGGAACGCAAAGCGTTCCTCTATTATTTGTGGACTTTTCCATCGGGTAGAGTCGCTCCTTTGAGAATTGCACCAACTAGATTGGCACTGCTTAATTCCGCACGGTTGAGAACTGCATCGGTTAAATCTGCATTAGCCAGATTCGTTCGAGCTAGATATGCCTCAATGAGATTAGTCCGTACCAAAATAGCATCTCTCAGATCCGCACGACTGAGATCAGCACGGGAAAACTTGGCATCAGTTAAGTCAGTCCCCTGCATCTTGACACGACTTGCCTTAATGTCTGCCATCACGGCACTTCGCAACGACACACCGTTAAAATCAGCATCAATAAGAATCGCTCTTTCTAATTTGGCATTATTGAGAACTGCACCTGACAGCGTTGCATTACTGAGATTTGCTTCACTGAGAAAAATTCCCTGCATATTAGCATTATTCAGCTTAGCTTCTTGGAGGTTCGCTCCACTAAGAGTTGCCTCTTGAAGATTCGCTCCACGGAGATCTGCCTTATGCAAGTCAGCCCCAGATAGATTGGCTCCCCGCAAGTCAGCCCCAGATAGATTGGCTCCATTCAGACTAGCAATACTGCGCTTTTTTCTATTAGAATCAAGATCATGCTGATCGCCAACAGCTCTTTCCTGTCTAAGGTTTGCACCTCTCATGCAGGCTCCAACAAGGTTAGCTCCATTTAAGTTAACCGTTCGCATATCCGCTTCAATTAAGTTCGTATCCATCAGATTTGCCAAACTGAGATTAGCCCCAAATAGAGTTGCACCTTGAAGACTTGCACCATGCAGATCAGCATTGGACAGATTGACATTACTTAAACTCGCTTGGTTGAGGTTGGCTCCACATAGATGTGCGCCCATCATCACGGCTCCACGCAAATTAGCACGAGTTAGGCAAGCAAAGGTTAAAACGGTACTGTTGAGGTAAGCTTTAGATAAATTGACATCCAACCAATCGGTACGGCTGAGGTTTGCGCCACTAAGTTTGATGCCATTAAGATTGATGCCGCTAAAATCGCGATCGCCTTTTGCATAACGTCGCAAAATATCTTGAGGAGTAAGTGCTGCATCCATACTTGAAAAACCTTATTAAAAGTACCATTTTGGTAATGAAATACTCTGCTCCACGCAGAACTTCACTACTGTTTGAGAACTACCAACCAAGGTAGCCATAAACTGGAGAAAATAACCTCATGGCATTAATTATAGCGGGTTTCATTGTGCTGTAGTCACAATGAAACCCGCTATAAACATTGTATTGTGGTAGTCCTAAAAATTGTGATAAGGATGTGCGGCGCAAAGCGCCGCACATCCTTATCTATTTATCACTACCTTGATATGATTGATTAATGACTGAGCCATTATTGCAAAATCCTGAAAAATTACATGCGCGATTGAAAGAAATACCTCTGGAAGCAGGGGTTTATTTTATGCGCGATCGCCATGATGGTGTCATCTACATCGGCAAATCAAAGGCACTACGCAATCGGGTGCGATCGTACTTTCGTAGTAGTCAGGACTTATCGCCACGCATCGCCATGATGGTGCAGTTGGTGCATGAAATCGAGTTTATTGTCACTGACTCTGAATCGGAAGCCCTTGCGCTCGAAGCAAATCTTATTAAGCAATATCAGCCCTATTACAACGTACTGCTGAAGGATGACAAGAAATATCCTTATGTTTGTATTACTTGGTCAGAGGACTATCCACGTATTTTTATTACCCGTAAACGTAGGATGGGCAGCACAAAGGATAAATACTATGGGCCTTATGTGGATGTCTTTAATCTCAAACGGACTTTGGGAATTATTAAGCGTGCTTTTCCCCTACGACAAAGACCCATACCAATGTTTAAGGATCGTCCCTGCCTAAACTATGACATGGGACTATGTCCAGGGGTATGTCAAGAGAAGATTTCGCCTGAGGAATATCGTAAAACGATGCTAAGGGTAGCCATGATCTTTCAAGGAAGATCTAGCGAATTAGTGGAAGCCTTTACGGAAAAGATGGAAGTAGCGGCGGAGAATTTGGAATTTGAGAAGGCGGCGGATCTGCGCGATCGCATTCAAGTTTTGCAAAATCTCAACTCTAATCAAAAGGTATCACTACCTGACGATACGGTTTCGCGTGATGCGATCGCCCTAGCCTATGACGATCAACATACCTGTATTCAGCTATTCCAGATTAGGGCAGGTCGTTTAGTGGGAAGGTTAGCCTTTTTGGCAGATAGTCAGAGCGATACCCCAGAGGCGATTTTGCAGCGCACCTTAGAGGCTCATTATCAAAACTGCGATCCTGTGGAAATTCCCAATGAAGTCCATACACAACTAGAACTTCCTGAGGTGGAAATTTTGCAGGCATGGTTGAGCGATCGCAAGGGACGTAAGGTGACAATTGCCACTCCCCAACGCCAACTTAAAGCCGAGCTAATCGAAATGGTGGAACGCAATGCCCAGTATGAATTAGCAAGAATTCAAAAACAAAGCGATCGCAATTTGCAAGGATTGGAAGACTTAGCCGAACTTCTTAATCTCGATAGTCTACCCCATCGAATCGAAGGCTATGATATTTCGCATATACAAGGTTCTGATGCTGTAGCGAGCCAAGTTGTATTTATCGATGGTATTCCTGCGAAACAACATTACCGCCATTACAAAATCCGTAATCCTGATGTTAAAGCTGGGCATTCCGATGATTTTGCCAGTTTAGCGGAAGTAATTGCCAGAAGATTCAAAAATCATGCCAATCATCAATCACCCATCACCAATTCACCAGAAACTGATTTCCCTGATGTCGTCATGATTGATGGTGGTAAGGGGCAATTATCATCGGTGATGAAGATCATTGATAAGTTAGGTTTGCGCGATCGCCTAACCGTAATTAGTCTTGCCAAAAAGCGCGAGGAAATTTTCTTGCCTGAGCAGTCAGAGCCATTGATCAGTGGCGATCCCGAACGAGCAGGAGTGCAGGTGTTGCGGCGATTGCGGGATGAGGCTCACCGTTTTGCAATTACCTTCCATCGACAAAAACGTAGTCAAAGGATGCAGCGATCGCATCTCGATCAGATTACGGGTTTAGGGCATCATCGCCAAAAATTACTACTTGAGAAGTTCCACTCCGTTGAATATATTCGCCAAGCTAGCGTTGAACAGATCGCAGAAACAGATGGGATTGGGAAGAAGCTAGCCCAACATATTTATAATCATTTTCATCCTGCTCCTGAATAATGTCGCCACAGGTGACAATGTTATTTATTTAAAAATCTCTCCCAAGCATTCAATCAATTCATTAACCACAATTGGCTTACTCAGATATTGATTTGCACCTAAACTAATGGCTTTTTGGCGATGGCGATCGCCTGTACGTGAGGTCAACATCACCACAGGCATAGCATACCAATGATCGTGGGTGCGGATTGTTTGTAGAAGATTAAAACCATTTACTCTTGGCATTTCTATATCAGAAATCACCATTGAGACTTTGCCCTGTAATCGGTTGAGCATGTCGATCGCTTCTTGACCATCACGACAGGAAATAATTTCAAAATCTAATTGTTTTAGCACGAGTTCCAGCATATTGCGGGTAGCGATCGAATCCTCCGCAATTAAAATTGTTTTAGTTGATGTTTGATTATGTAATAAATTAGAATTGTCAGTATTTTTGTCTATTTTTTTAGCATTTTGTTTAATATTTCTTTCAATAC containing:
- a CDS encoding PsbP-related protein, with the translated sequence MKKYISLAAGLVLFAVSACTPSTPVADNATPTKSASPTATSSEKPSEKPKDSATPKATDKPTTNSEGWQDYKSAAGKFSIQLPSKPQEQSQDQKTDVGTIKLNMVIAEANDSGYFVGYADFPNKIANPADVQKGLSDSVKGSVGNLKGEIKSEKESTLGDIPCRDFEATGKVKTTDVSMKGRFCLADNRLYQVFALGAKDKLAATDVDRFITSFKIEK
- the crtA gene encoding cyanoexosortase A → MLNNILRGDFTDFLNSLQQTLRKLEFWLLATWVSLIAINVALQCRLGDNLDDTAMVILTWAVAVLLVIRNRHNLKFETTPSAIATGALLITWVLIKSLLTRRVYDILFILTPVMSTVGMALIASGWKGLKQYWQPILLTATLGTPVPFLFSAIEKFIPVNVFTAQFANSVLWYGGLKVVQQGVTILSPYGAVEVARGCAGLPPIFMLLRITLMFVLVFPVSRFHMWIMFPSAVAIAFIVNSLRVSLLVPISNQAELFKYWHDGDGSQMFSVISVSALLAFCNWLTRDDDDEYEEA
- a CDS encoding heme-copper oxidase subunit III, with protein sequence MQGSIATTTTISEDAIHAHESTGHAEHPDLRVFGLIVFLISEGMLFFGLFAAYLTFRSVATSWPPEGTPELELLLPGINTIILVSSSFVIHQADSAIKENKVKAAQLWFLATFIMGAIFIAGQIYEYQHLEFGLTTNLFASTFYVLTGFHGLHVIIGLTLIASVLVRSLKVGHYSSTSHFGIEAASIYWHFVDIVWIILFLLLYIL
- the ctaD gene encoding cytochrome c oxidase subunit I — protein: MTQTLTPTQSSSAGAEPQKTPWWEFFTFSVDHKVIGIQYLVTSFMFYLIGGALASAVRVELATPDSDLVDPAFYNSLFTMHGTVMIFLWIVPAVTGGFGNYLVPLMIGARDMAFPRLNAIAFWLTIPAGLLLMGSFFVGPASTGWTAYPPLSILTDEHVGQAIWILSILLVGTSSILAAVNFIVTIWSMRMKGMDLFSMPLFCWAMMATSVLALLATPVLAGAMVLLGFDLLIGTNFFNPTGGGDPVVYQHLFWFYSHPAVYVMILPVFGIISEVIPPHSRKPIFGYKAIAYSSMMICALGLFVWAHHMFTSGTPDWLRVFFMVATLLVAVPTGIKVFSWVATLWGGKLRLDSPLLFAMGFISTFLIGGLSGVMLGSAPVDIHVHDTYFVVAHFHYVLFGGSVFGIYAGLYHWFPKMTGRMLNEFWGKIHFVLTFIGMHLTFGPMHILGLQGMPRRVAQYDPQFAPINMICTVGALILAFSTVPFVINAVYSWFKGEQAPDNPWNALTLEWTTSSPPIPHNWVGDPVLATGPYDYGEEYKEDRQEAIAAS
- a CDS encoding cytochrome c oxidase subunit II, coding for MKVNNKLISIVVIIGLIIAASIWYGRNNGLLPVAAGDEATLYDGLFNTILAIAAGFFLIVEGVLLYSIIKFRKRKGDEADGPAIHENLTLEIAWTAIPTVIVMWVAIYSFDVYTAMQGTQDLSGMAHGGMHNAVAHVDHAAHHESGGMHSNSMTSKATLASSNNNGVMMAGVIPSEDSDVVAINVSAMQFAWVFNYSDEIATAELHVPVGKKIRLNMNAVDVLHAFWVPQLRIKQDVIPGRETYLEFTPRVVGEYPVVCAELCGSYHGGMRTTMVIDTPEDYAKWLKEQQEIASNDPEAIVASRPPSQMSEHEYLAGKVAQMGMTSKK
- the argJ gene encoding bifunctional ornithine acetyltransferase/N-acetylglutamate synthase → MADWQVIAGGVTAAKGYKAAGITAGLKPSGAPDLTLIASDVPAIAAGVFTKSCVRAACVDFNREVLAKGGNISAILCNAGQANASTGAEGWRNAVETAELVQKALNTEDGVLVASTGVIGKQLLMDKMRAGIAKIATLISPDGGEAASKAIMTTDTVPKSIALETVIDGKPVRIGGICKGSGMIHPNMATMLGFVTCDAGVEPKLWQKMLSSSIDASFNQVTVDGDTSTNDMVLALSNGQSGVTIDDENSPAAKQLQAMLQEVCMSLAKAIARDGEGATCMIEVNVSGASSTEDARKIAKTIVGSSLVKSAVFGNDPNWGRIAAAAGRADVNFNQDVLNIQLGDFVMMQDGTPQDYDRAAASDYLKNDTVIINVGVGDGDGSGTAWGCDLSYDYVKINAEYTT
- a CDS encoding acyl-CoA thioesterase, whose translation is MADLPSTTLTSEITKFQPTNTNDGWFNYPVRVYPHHTDYSGVVWHGMYLTWMEEARVECLRTVGMSFEELISAGVDLPVAEMSLRYHRSARMGDDVLVMTKLVPDKVRLNWEYQIRTETDLCVTATVTLVPVDFEKRKLLRSLPSSLEGAIAKLTGI
- a CDS encoding DUF3110 domain-containing protein, whose amino-acid sequence is MQVWVLLFNANTDNEGIYTLEIEGNNIVIAFEQEDDAIRYAGLLEAQDFLSPTVESIDSEDLEAFCRDADYELNIVPTEGLLVPPEKNVDKTDWSKDLEKDQSEPEEEIIVEDPVIAMMRRRLENLL